The proteins below come from a single Chryseobacterium bernardetii genomic window:
- a CDS encoding glycosyltransferase family 2 protein gives MTNVPSRISIIVPVYNVENYLAKCLGSLVNQTHQNVEILVINDGSRDNSGEIIKSFEDKYPDKIKAFTKDNGGLSDARNFGIDRATGDYIGFVDSDDYVTETMFEEMLHLAQKHRAEIVICNIQKVDENGSVTQKLTQIPNMPEKIKLEDHFSVFSDISYFACNKLFKKELFNQKRFKKGVHFEDIQLIPQLLLECETIAQTQNFHYQYLERTDSITKTHTEKGLDILKAVQDVESVFSQSVYAHKEKELRNFQIFEGVYSFLAYLAFVKDETTFYSMADKLSVFIRERQIKIQDILNYSRFGTNYLLSLPVKKKIFYLLFFAGQKKLIRRLI, from the coding sequence ATGACCAACGTTCCCTCAAGAATTTCAATTATTGTTCCCGTTTATAATGTCGAAAACTATTTGGCAAAATGCCTCGGCTCTCTGGTAAATCAAACCCATCAGAATGTCGAAATTCTTGTAATAAATGATGGAAGCAGAGATAATTCCGGGGAGATCATTAAAAGTTTTGAAGATAAGTATCCCGATAAAATAAAAGCATTTACCAAAGATAATGGAGGGTTAAGTGATGCAAGGAACTTTGGTATAGACAGAGCAACAGGAGATTACATAGGTTTTGTAGATAGTGATGATTATGTTACGGAAACCATGTTTGAAGAAATGCTTCATCTCGCTCAAAAACATCGGGCAGAAATAGTAATCTGTAATATTCAGAAAGTAGATGAAAACGGATCGGTCACCCAAAAGCTGACCCAGATCCCTAATATGCCGGAAAAAATAAAACTGGAAGATCATTTCTCCGTTTTTTCAGATATAAGCTACTTTGCCTGTAATAAATTGTTCAAAAAAGAACTTTTTAATCAGAAAAGATTTAAAAAAGGAGTTCATTTTGAAGATATTCAGCTGATCCCACAGCTGTTGCTGGAGTGTGAAACCATTGCACAGACACAGAATTTTCACTATCAATACCTTGAACGTACGGATTCTATCACCAAAACCCATACGGAAAAAGGACTTGATATACTGAAGGCTGTACAGGATGTGGAAAGTGTATTCAGCCAATCCGTATATGCCCATAAAGAGAAAGAGCTGAGAAACTTTCAGATTTTTGAAGGAGTGTACTCTTTTTTGGCCTATCTGGCCTTCGTAAAAGATGAAACAACATTTTACAGCATGGCTGATAAACTGTCTGTTTTCATAAGAGAAAGACAAATAAAAATTCAAGATATATTGAACTATAGTCGTTTTGGTACAAATTATCTTTTATCTTTGCCAGTGAAAAAAAAGATTTTTTATCTGTTATTTTTTGCCGGACAAAAAAAGTTGATAAGAAGATTGATATAA
- a CDS encoding EpsG family protein: MDILPLYFIIIFIVLLFLTFQEYSGGHIDPRVLYTICFFQIILIGLRNEVGPDYGSYRAIFDYSYIYDYKTILLSNIPFTNTPKMGVEWLYVLMNRIVYDLGLPFYVVTLLVAIISLTLFYTFLIKTSDYPTLLLLLGFIPGMLISTGGQMRQAVAGGIMFYSFIFIKERKLFKYLICAFLAAGFHTSAWATLPLYWLVRIPMSKFLIFGLVLVSMILSPFKIYEQIGVFLNTVAGGTAISDGVNGYMDEQYARINGGFGIPEILMTLYTCFILYFNDKLEEKSPYYEYYRNVTIIGICAFFILRENPILSSRLVGVFMGFVMLLMGNAISVVSKIERRFIFSGLIFIIFFNFVIFSVFNAKKANYSIDTYKNFVLP, from the coding sequence ATGGACATATTACCCCTTTATTTTATAATTATTTTCATTGTTTTATTATTTCTTACCTTTCAAGAATATTCCGGCGGACATATAGATCCCCGGGTATTATATACCATTTGTTTTTTTCAAATTATCCTGATTGGCTTAAGAAATGAGGTAGGACCAGATTACGGATCTTATAGAGCAATTTTTGACTATTCTTATATTTATGATTATAAGACAATTCTCCTGAGTAATATTCCTTTTACCAATACCCCCAAAATGGGAGTAGAATGGCTGTATGTACTGATGAACAGGATTGTGTATGATCTGGGACTTCCTTTTTATGTAGTGACTCTGTTAGTGGCCATCATCTCACTTACATTATTCTATACATTTTTGATTAAAACTTCGGATTATCCCACTCTTCTACTTTTATTAGGGTTTATTCCCGGAATGTTAATTTCTACAGGAGGCCAGATGAGACAGGCGGTAGCAGGTGGAATTATGTTTTATTCTTTTATTTTTATCAAAGAAAGGAAGCTCTTTAAGTATCTTATATGTGCGTTTTTGGCTGCAGGATTTCACACTTCGGCATGGGCAACCCTGCCATTATATTGGTTGGTAAGAATTCCTATGAGCAAATTCTTAATTTTTGGTTTAGTTTTAGTTTCAATGATATTATCTCCCTTTAAAATATATGAGCAGATTGGAGTCTTTTTAAATACAGTAGCAGGAGGTACTGCAATTTCAGATGGAGTAAACGGATATATGGATGAGCAATACGCGAGAATTAATGGAGGTTTTGGTATACCTGAGATCTTAATGACTCTTTATACATGTTTTATTTTATATTTTAATGATAAATTAGAAGAGAAAAGCCCTTATTATGAATACTATAGAAATGTTACCATAATAGGAATTTGTGCATTTTTCATTCTGAGAGAAAACCCTATCTTAAGTTCCAGATTAGTAGGTGTTTTCATGGGGTTCGTTATGTTGCTTATGGGAAATGCAATTTCAGTTGTCTCTAAAATAGAAAGACGGTTTATTTTTTCAGGGCTTATTTTTATCATATTTTTTAATTTTGTTATTTTTTCAGTTTTTAATGCTAAAAAGGCAAATTACTCTATTGATACCTATAAAAACTTTGTATTACCGTAG
- the topA gene encoding type I DNA topoisomerase: MSKNLVIVESPAKAKTIQKYLGKDFEVKSSFGHIRDLPKKGMGIDLATFSPDYEVSADKKKLVTELKAAVKKADMVWLASDEDREGEAIAWHLADELKLKPENRKRIVFHEITKNAILKAIENPRDIDQNLVNAQQARRVLDRIVGFEMSPVLWKKVKPGLSAGRVQSVAVRLIVEREKEIREFVPKASFKLDGIFLNNTEQEIAAKLKKDFGKEAEAEKFLEQAKTTEFKVLNVETKPGTRSASAPFTTSTLQQEASSRLGYNVTNTMRLAQRLYEEGFITYMRTDSVNLSQEAIEGAKKQIISEYGAEYSSPRNYTTKSASAQEAHEAIRPTDFGVKSIGDAQLNKLYQLIYRRTLASQMANAKIEKTVIEIGNTSLPHHFEAQGEVIIFDGFLKAYGIVKTEDDDEENNEKLLPKVKVGEVLSYKSITATEKFTRPSARYTEAGLVRKLEELGIGRPSTYAPTIQTIQNREYVDKREIEPHTREVIKMSLVKDKIKKSVLEEKFGGDKNKFVPTDIGEVVNDFLTDNFREILDYGFTARVEESFDEIASGDQKWKEMMTNFYSKFHPRIEDVEENADRATGDRLLGVDPKTGKNVHARIGRFGAMIQIGETDDEEKPIFASLMAGQNIATITFEEALELFKLPFELNDYEGHAVSVGVGRFGPYVKWGETFISIPKGEDPLSVDQNRAEEIINEKKRADAPIATYKGEPVTKGTGRFGPFIKYKDIFVNVPKKYNFDNLSQSDINELIDAKLEKEANRYIQQWEKEKISLENGRWGPFIKFGKAMFKIPKKSDDTKYDAEELKEISLEEVKKWITDQDKNAFAEKKKPAAKKAATTKKTTAAKKPAAKKK; the protein is encoded by the coding sequence ATGTCGAAAAATTTAGTAATCGTAGAGTCCCCGGCAAAGGCAAAAACTATTCAGAAATATTTAGGTAAGGATTTTGAAGTAAAATCCAGTTTCGGTCATATCCGGGATCTGCCTAAAAAAGGAATGGGAATAGATCTTGCCACCTTTAGTCCTGATTACGAAGTTTCTGCAGACAAGAAGAAATTGGTTACAGAATTAAAGGCCGCGGTAAAGAAAGCAGACATGGTTTGGCTGGCTTCCGATGAAGACCGCGAGGGAGAAGCCATTGCATGGCACTTAGCAGATGAATTGAAACTGAAGCCTGAAAACAGAAAAAGAATTGTTTTCCACGAGATTACTAAAAATGCCATTCTAAAAGCAATTGAAAATCCAAGGGATATTGATCAGAATTTAGTAAATGCCCAGCAGGCAAGAAGGGTGCTGGACAGAATTGTAGGTTTTGAAATGTCACCGGTTTTATGGAAAAAAGTAAAACCAGGGCTTTCCGCAGGAAGAGTGCAGTCGGTAGCCGTAAGGTTAATTGTTGAAAGAGAAAAGGAAATCCGTGAGTTTGTGCCTAAAGCAAGTTTTAAACTGGACGGAATTTTCTTAAACAATACAGAACAGGAAATTGCTGCCAAACTTAAAAAAGACTTCGGGAAAGAAGCTGAAGCAGAAAAATTCCTTGAACAGGCAAAAACTACAGAATTTAAAGTTCTGAATGTTGAAACCAAGCCTGGAACACGTTCTGCATCTGCACCTTTTACCACTTCCACACTACAGCAGGAAGCTTCTTCAAGATTAGGTTATAATGTAACCAATACCATGCGTCTGGCACAGAGACTGTATGAGGAAGGATTCATTACGTACATGAGAACAGATTCCGTAAACCTTTCTCAGGAAGCCATTGAAGGAGCCAAAAAACAGATTATCTCAGAATACGGAGCAGAATACTCTTCTCCGAGAAATTATACAACAAAATCAGCTTCTGCCCAGGAAGCGCACGAAGCCATCCGTCCTACAGATTTCGGAGTGAAGAGCATTGGAGATGCACAGCTGAATAAGCTGTATCAGCTGATCTACAGAAGAACATTAGCTTCCCAGATGGCGAATGCTAAAATTGAAAAAACAGTAATTGAGATCGGAAATACTTCATTACCACATCATTTTGAAGCTCAGGGGGAAGTAATCATCTTTGATGGTTTCCTTAAAGCTTACGGGATTGTAAAGACTGAAGACGATGATGAGGAAAACAATGAAAAACTATTACCAAAAGTAAAAGTTGGCGAAGTACTAAGCTATAAATCCATTACGGCAACAGAAAAATTTACAAGGCCAAGTGCAAGATATACTGAAGCCGGATTGGTTAGAAAACTTGAAGAATTAGGGATTGGAAGACCGTCTACTTATGCGCCCACTATTCAGACCATCCAGAACAGAGAATATGTGGATAAAAGAGAGATTGAACCACATACCCGTGAAGTAATCAAAATGTCTTTGGTAAAAGATAAAATCAAAAAATCAGTTCTGGAAGAGAAATTCGGTGGAGATAAAAATAAGTTCGTTCCTACAGACATAGGAGAAGTTGTGAATGATTTCTTAACAGATAATTTCAGAGAAATCCTTGATTATGGCTTTACGGCAAGAGTAGAAGAAAGCTTCGACGAAATTGCAAGCGGAGACCAGAAATGGAAAGAAATGATGACAAACTTCTATTCTAAATTCCATCCAAGAATTGAAGATGTAGAAGAAAATGCAGACCGTGCAACAGGAGACAGACTTTTAGGGGTTGATCCGAAGACCGGTAAAAATGTTCATGCCAGAATCGGAAGGTTTGGAGCCATGATCCAGATCGGAGAAACAGATGATGAAGAAAAACCAATCTTCGCGTCATTAATGGCAGGCCAGAATATTGCAACCATTACCTTTGAAGAAGCATTGGAGCTGTTCAAATTACCTTTTGAGCTAAATGATTATGAAGGGCATGCCGTTTCCGTTGGAGTAGGAAGGTTCGGGCCTTATGTAAAGTGGGGAGAAACTTTCATCAGCATTCCGAAAGGAGAAGATCCGCTTTCTGTAGATCAAAACCGTGCGGAAGAGATCATTAACGAGAAGAAAAGAGCGGATGCTCCGATTGCTACATACAAAGGAGAACCTGTAACCAAAGGAACCGGAAGATTCGGGCCGTTCATTAAATACAAAGATATTTTCGTGAATGTTCCGAAGAAATATAACTTTGATAATCTTTCCCAAAGTGATATCAATGAACTGATTGATGCCAAGCTTGAAAAAGAAGCCAACCGATATATCCAGCAATGGGAAAAAGAAAAGATTTCTCTTGAAAACGGTAGATGGGGACCTTTCATCAAATTTGGAAAAGCCATGTTCAAAATTCCAAAGAAAAGTGATGATACCAAGTACGATGCAGAAGAATTGAAAGAAATTTCCCTGGAAGAAGTAAAGAAATGGATCACAGATCAGGATAAAAATGCCTTTGCAGAAAAGAAAAAACCTGCAGCAAAAAAGGCAGCAACTACTAAGAAAACTACAGCTGCTAAAAAGCCGGCAGCTAAGAAGAAATAA
- a CDS encoding polysaccharide biosynthesis/export family protein — MMKNFKYLFLLLPFLLTSCITTKDVRYLQPSESLVINEEGLVPYNIPVYRITKNDMLNLNIVTTPKGDAAQFYSSYNTTGGVSGGGAVNSAAMGGGSSTVGGNVNFYFNGLKVDINGDINVFGIGYIKAEGRTLDDVAKEIQAKVNENFQEGKSEVRLNTDGITYYILGDVETTGLSGEKVAHKNTLTITEALAINGGLNRTIDKKEIVIHRKLPEGIKIAKIDLTREDLMNSPYYYVQNGDEIYLNTRKKSLNGFGKDPIQTLLTGVTAITTALTLYTILQRL; from the coding sequence ATGATGAAGAATTTTAAGTATTTATTTTTATTATTACCTTTTTTACTTACCTCGTGCATCACAACAAAGGATGTAAGATATTTACAGCCGAGTGAAAGCCTTGTAATTAATGAAGAAGGTCTTGTTCCCTACAATATTCCTGTTTACAGGATTACCAAAAATGATATGCTTAACCTTAATATTGTGACTACTCCCAAAGGAGATGCAGCACAGTTTTACTCTAGTTACAATACTACAGGCGGAGTAAGTGGCGGAGGAGCTGTAAACAGTGCAGCAATGGGTGGGGGCAGTTCTACAGTCGGAGGAAATGTCAACTTCTATTTTAATGGCCTAAAAGTGGATATTAATGGAGATATTAATGTCTTTGGAATAGGCTACATTAAGGCAGAAGGAAGAACTCTTGATGATGTAGCAAAGGAAATACAGGCTAAGGTAAACGAAAACTTCCAGGAAGGAAAATCGGAAGTAAGACTGAATACGGATGGGATTACCTATTACATACTAGGTGATGTAGAAACTACAGGCCTTTCCGGAGAGAAAGTAGCTCATAAAAATACACTCACAATTACTGAAGCTCTCGCTATTAACGGTGGATTAAACAGAACAATCGACAAAAAAGAAATTGTGATTCACAGAAAGCTTCCGGAAGGTATCAAAATTGCTAAAATAGATCTTACCCGTGAAGATTTGATGAACTCTCCTTACTATTATGTACAGAACGGAGACGAAATCTATCTTAACACCAGAAAGAAAAGCTTGAACGGATTCGGTAAAGATCCTATCCAGACCTTACTTACTGGTGTAACAGCAATTACGACTGCATTAACTCTATATACAATCCTACAAAGACTTTAA
- a CDS encoding formimidoylglutamase gives MDFEDFIISPRNFKTESWQIGNRITKDIKEDSIVLLFVSDYRGAGGDAEVQDFTAIRQEFYKLAQLDFEIPIVDLGDLVSGKSVQDTHYILQEVLSACHYKRALPVIIGGSNDFAFSLFSALNFHQKSINYTQISNIISLKQGEEINEYTFLGKIFGAKNFSIKNYHHLGYQKHLNEMDSVRLIKEVEFDIVRLAEMMNSTERTEPFFRKADLVTVNCDAIESFSEPFSMNPQVNGLNRREICAYMKEIGLSENLKTVGIFNYNIYSENQLNHQLLAQMLWYLIEGINIQYSHPKERQYELFYVLIDDRQFAFKRDTFSNLWYFGDDENIENCIPCSRKDFDDAKKGWLNARLTKF, from the coding sequence ATGGATTTTGAAGACTTTATCATTTCACCAAGGAATTTTAAAACAGAAAGCTGGCAGATCGGAAACCGGATCACAAAAGATATAAAAGAGGACAGTATTGTTCTTTTATTCGTTTCGGATTATAGAGGGGCAGGTGGTGATGCAGAAGTACAGGATTTTACGGCAATAAGGCAAGAATTTTACAAACTTGCACAGCTGGATTTTGAAATTCCGATTGTGGATCTTGGTGATCTCGTCTCAGGTAAATCTGTTCAGGATACCCATTATATTTTGCAGGAAGTATTATCAGCCTGTCATTATAAAAGAGCACTTCCGGTGATTATTGGTGGTTCCAATGATTTTGCTTTTTCATTGTTTTCAGCATTGAATTTCCATCAGAAAAGTATCAATTACACTCAGATCAGCAATATTATTTCCCTTAAACAGGGAGAAGAAATTAATGAATATACTTTCCTGGGGAAAATCTTCGGAGCTAAAAACTTTTCTATTAAAAATTACCACCATTTGGGCTATCAGAAGCATTTAAATGAAATGGATTCTGTGCGGTTGATTAAAGAAGTGGAATTTGATATCGTCCGTTTAGCAGAAATGATGAATTCTACCGAAAGAACAGAGCCTTTCTTCAGAAAAGCAGATCTGGTTACAGTAAATTGTGATGCCATAGAAAGCTTTAGTGAACCGTTCTCTATGAATCCACAGGTAAATGGGCTGAACAGAAGAGAAATTTGCGCCTATATGAAAGAGATCGGGTTGAGTGAAAACCTGAAGACGGTAGGAATATTCAATTATAATATTTATTCAGAGAACCAGCTGAACCATCAGCTCTTAGCACAAATGCTCTGGTATCTCATTGAAGGGATCAATATTCAGTATTCTCATCCCAAGGAAAGACAGTATGAACTGTTCTATGTTTTAATTGATGACAGACAATTTGCATTTAAGCGTGATACTTTCAGTAATTTGTGGTATTTTGGTGACGATGAAAATATAGAAAACTGTATTCCATGCTCAAGAAAGGATTTTGATGATGCTAAGAAAGGCTGGCTGAATGCAAGACTGACGAAATTTTAA
- a CDS encoding glycosyltransferase family 4 protein, with protein MKNFELFLSGSGIPIFYIKIGLGFVFSFLITFFSIPTIVKISRRKNLMDEPGIRSSHLRKIPNLGGIAIFYSIGICASIFAYELFDLYKFLFASLIILLYIGVMDDIVVMRAYKKLVAQILVSSLIVIGSDIRIRSLFGIFGVFELGYFVSVVFSIVTFIILINAFNLIDGIDGLAGGYSVICSAMFGISYYRLGEYNYPLVVLSVVIVGTVLAFLYYNLSNYRTNKVFMGDTGSMLLGFLLAFTSICFIDIFIDKKLADVPRYHLQSAPVVAVAILILPIVDTLNVICVRLYNKKSPFDADKNHIHHKLLKLNLTHRRSTFYIIVYYLMIVAVAYYLRHINVNLLLLIVVLLGFMGAYLPDLIYRLRNNKN; from the coding sequence ATGAAAAACTTTGAATTGTTCTTAAGCGGATCGGGAATACCTATTTTCTATATAAAAATAGGACTAGGCTTTGTATTCTCCTTTTTAATTACCTTTTTCTCAATACCTACTATTGTAAAGATATCCAGGAGGAAGAACCTTATGGATGAACCAGGTATCAGAAGCTCACATCTTAGAAAAATTCCAAATCTTGGAGGCATTGCCATCTTTTATTCCATAGGGATATGCGCCTCTATTTTTGCTTACGAGCTGTTCGACCTGTATAAATTCCTGTTTGCCTCACTAATTATTCTCCTGTATATTGGAGTAATGGATGATATTGTGGTCATGAGGGCATACAAAAAACTTGTAGCTCAGATTTTAGTATCCTCATTAATTGTAATTGGTTCAGATATCAGGATCAGAAGCCTTTTTGGAATATTTGGCGTTTTTGAGCTCGGCTATTTTGTGAGTGTAGTATTCAGTATTGTTACTTTTATTATCCTTATTAATGCTTTCAATCTTATTGATGGAATTGATGGTCTTGCAGGAGGATATTCCGTAATCTGTAGTGCAATGTTTGGAATAAGTTATTATAGGTTAGGTGAATATAACTATCCGTTGGTGGTTCTATCAGTAGTCATTGTAGGAACTGTTTTGGCATTTTTATACTACAACCTTTCAAATTACAGAACCAACAAAGTATTTATGGGAGATACGGGCTCCATGCTTTTAGGTTTTCTGTTGGCTTTTACTTCCATCTGCTTTATAGATATTTTTATTGACAAAAAGCTTGCAGATGTCCCAAGGTATCACCTGCAGTCTGCTCCGGTAGTAGCTGTAGCGATTTTGATATTACCTATTGTGGATACGCTGAATGTAATCTGCGTAAGACTTTATAATAAAAAATCTCCCTTTGATGCAGATAAAAACCATATTCATCACAAACTTCTAAAATTAAACCTTACTCATAGAAGATCCACATTTTATATTATTGTCTACTATTTAATGATTGTAGCAGTAGCCTATTATCTGAGACATATCAATGTGAATCTGCTGTTGTTGATTGTTGTTTTGCTGGGCTTTATGGGAGCATATTTACCGGATTTGATATATCGGTTAAGAAATAACAAAAATTAA